A portion of the Rubritalea squalenifaciens DSM 18772 genome contains these proteins:
- a CDS encoding zinc-dependent peptidase — translation MQKLGYLLVLVAVIAAALLAVRWLNGKRDRRRLLLRKQRFDAETRAQIAEDFVLYGRLPVATRDELDGLMHVFISEKGFEACGGLESVTPHMQRVIAAQACLLLLGINHNYYEKLRTILLYPGAYKAEGMHGAEDVRLGESWGTGSVVLSWNSVVAGGRNPEDGHDVAIHEFAHQLDQRDGAGDGVPVLSSTGLYREWAAVFRPAFEQLQARVEKGKRGVMDDYGAENPAEFFAVATETFYEKPEQLAKAYPDLFEQLRKYYGVDPREWLD, via the coding sequence TGAATGGAAAGCGTGACCGAAGAAGGCTCTTGCTTCGTAAGCAACGCTTTGATGCCGAGACCAGAGCGCAGATTGCTGAAGATTTCGTTCTCTATGGCAGGCTGCCAGTAGCCACTCGTGATGAACTGGATGGGCTGATGCATGTCTTCATTTCCGAAAAGGGATTTGAGGCCTGTGGGGGGCTGGAGTCGGTGACGCCACATATGCAACGCGTGATTGCGGCCCAGGCCTGCTTGCTGTTGCTCGGAATCAATCATAACTACTACGAAAAACTCAGGACCATTCTCCTTTATCCAGGTGCTTATAAAGCGGAGGGGATGCATGGTGCGGAGGATGTTCGTCTCGGTGAAAGCTGGGGCACGGGTTCCGTGGTATTGTCTTGGAATAGTGTCGTGGCCGGAGGGCGGAATCCTGAAGACGGGCATGATGTCGCCATCCATGAGTTTGCCCACCAGCTTGACCAGAGAGACGGAGCTGGGGATGGTGTTCCCGTACTTTCTAGTACCGGCTTATACCGCGAATGGGCGGCTGTCTTTAGGCCGGCTTTCGAGCAGTTGCAGGCCCGGGTGGAAAAAGGAAAACGTGGGGTCATGGATGACTATGGCGCGGAAAATCCTGCCGAGTTTTTTGCTGTAGCTACGGAAACATTTTATGAAAAGCCTGAGCAGCTAGCGAAAGCCTATCCGGATTTGTTTGAGCAACTGCGTAAGTACTATGGCGTTGATCCCCGTGAGTGGCTGGATTGA
- the sufT gene encoding putative Fe-S cluster assembly protein SufT: MNQEITLTREVEAIQIPSGDSIVLPVGTPVVITQTLGGTYTVATQAGLARVSSKDADALGIDPEEHAQKQEIAAALKDAPLEDQVWAQLKEVYDPEIPVDIVNLGLVYDCTLEEVDSGKTKVNVKMTLTAPGCGMGPVIAADAQSRIMALDGIEDAQVDLVWDPVWNQDMITEEGKMKLGMI, encoded by the coding sequence ATGAATCAGGAAATTACCTTAACTCGCGAGGTTGAAGCCATCCAGATCCCAAGCGGTGACAGCATCGTTCTCCCAGTAGGAACCCCTGTCGTCATTACCCAGACACTTGGTGGCACCTACACTGTTGCTACTCAGGCAGGCCTGGCTCGTGTCTCATCCAAGGACGCGGACGCACTCGGGATCGACCCAGAAGAGCACGCCCAAAAGCAAGAAATTGCCGCGGCACTCAAGGATGCTCCACTAGAAGATCAGGTATGGGCTCAACTCAAGGAAGTTTACGATCCTGAGATCCCTGTAGATATCGTTAACCTCGGTCTTGTCTATGACTGCACTCTAGAGGAAGTTGATTCCGGCAAAACCAAGGTTAATGTCAAGATGACCCTGACAGCTCCCGGCTGCGGTATGGGCCCAGTCATTGCAGCTGACGCCCAGTCCCGCATCATGGCTCTGGACGGCATCGAAGACGCCCAAGTCGACCTCGTCTGGGATCCAGTCTGGAACCAAGACATGATCACTGAAGAGGGCAAAATGAAACTCGGAATGATCTAA
- a CDS encoding UTP--glucose-1-phosphate uridylyltransferase: MSDFTPFRDKMEQAGVSEPAILSFERNYSILTHRGATSIPEDTIDPVTGLPELGSLSGDGDFDPELLAQTVVIKLNGGLGTSMGLQKAKSLLKVKDDQTFLDIIVNQITHLRETTGAAVKFLLMNSFSTSEDTLAHLEQYEDRGLAKAEEVELRQNQIPKVDCESLQPIEWPANPDLEWCPPGHGDLYPAIAGSGWLDQLLEQGVKYAFVSNSDNLGAVLDAGILKYFADSEKPFLMEATRRTEADKKGGHLAVRKIDDQLLLREVAQCEEKDLEEFQNVDKHKYFNTNSLWIRLDYLKQELEDKGGVLPLPMIKNVKTVDPRDKETPKVYQLETAMGAAIECFKGAGAICVPRSRFAPVKTTADLFSLRSDAYETTEDGRIALVPERNGKPPVVNLSDEYKLVDSLEGLGQPSLLEASKLSIQGSVRFSEGVVIKGEVSFTNDKDETLWIASGVYENEDVVL, translated from the coding sequence ATGAGTGACTTTACCCCTTTTAGAGACAAGATGGAGCAAGCCGGAGTGAGTGAGCCTGCGATCCTTTCGTTCGAGCGCAACTACTCTATTCTTACCCATCGAGGAGCAACCTCAATTCCGGAGGATACGATCGATCCGGTGACTGGTCTTCCTGAGCTAGGTAGCCTCTCTGGAGATGGCGACTTTGATCCTGAGCTGCTGGCTCAGACCGTGGTGATCAAGCTGAATGGTGGTTTGGGGACTAGTATGGGGCTTCAGAAGGCGAAAAGTCTGCTCAAGGTGAAGGATGATCAGACTTTCCTGGATATCATCGTGAACCAGATCACGCATCTGCGTGAAACCACAGGAGCTGCTGTGAAGTTCCTGCTGATGAATAGTTTCAGTACCTCTGAAGATACTCTCGCTCATCTCGAGCAGTACGAGGATAGAGGCTTGGCTAAGGCCGAAGAGGTGGAGCTTAGGCAAAACCAGATTCCAAAAGTGGACTGTGAGAGCCTACAGCCAATCGAGTGGCCCGCAAATCCAGACTTGGAATGGTGCCCTCCTGGTCACGGTGATTTGTATCCGGCGATTGCGGGTTCAGGATGGCTGGATCAGCTGCTTGAGCAGGGCGTGAAGTATGCTTTTGTCTCCAACTCGGATAATCTCGGTGCTGTTCTGGATGCAGGTATACTCAAGTATTTTGCCGATAGTGAGAAGCCATTCCTGATGGAGGCTACTCGCAGGACTGAGGCAGACAAAAAAGGAGGTCATCTCGCGGTTCGTAAGATTGATGATCAGCTGCTGCTGCGTGAAGTTGCCCAGTGCGAGGAGAAGGATCTTGAGGAGTTCCAGAACGTGGACAAACACAAGTATTTCAATACAAACAGCCTTTGGATTCGTCTGGATTACCTGAAGCAGGAGCTTGAAGACAAGGGGGGCGTACTGCCACTTCCGATGATCAAGAACGTCAAGACCGTTGACCCGCGTGACAAGGAGACTCCTAAGGTATATCAGCTGGAGACTGCCATGGGGGCGGCGATTGAATGCTTCAAGGGGGCTGGTGCCATCTGCGTGCCGAGATCTAGATTTGCTCCGGTTAAGACGACTGCTGACCTCTTCTCCCTGCGTTCCGATGCCTACGAGACCACTGAGGACGGCAGAATCGCTTTGGTGCCAGAGCGTAACGGCAAACCGCCCGTGGTGAATCTCAGTGATGAATATAAGCTGGTGGATTCTCTGGAGGGGCTTGGGCAGCCGTCTCTCTTGGAGGCTAGCAAGCTGAGCATTCAGGGATCTGTTCGCTTTTCTGAGGGCGTTGTGATCAAAGGTGAGGTCTCCTTTACCAACGATAAAGACGAAACCCTTTGGATTGCATCAGGGGTCTATGAAAACGAGGACGTGGTTCTCTAG